A genomic window from Pagrus major chromosome 23, Pma_NU_1.0 includes:
- the LOC141019785 gene encoding phosphoribosyl pyrophosphate synthase-associated protein 2 — protein sequence MNHTKGGLVIFTANSHPASRELGKRIAERLGVELGKVQVYQEANRETRVQIQESVRGKDVFVIQTVSKDVNTTIMEMLIMVYACRTSCARSITGVLPYFPYSKQCKMRKRGSIVSKLIASMMCKAGLTHLITMDLHQKEIQGFFNIPVDNLRASPFLLQYIQEEIPDYRNAVIVAKSPSSAKRAQSFAERLRLGLAVIHGEAQDAESDQVDGRHSPPTVKTTGAIHPSMEIPLLIPKEKPPITVVGDVGGRIAIIVDDIIDDVDSFVAAAETLKERGAYKIYIMATHGILSSDAPRFIEESAIDEVVVTNTIPHELQKLQCPKIKTVDISMILSEAIRRIHNGESMSYLFRNIGVDD from the exons ATGAACCACACCAAGGGCGGCCTGGTCATCTTCACGGCCAACTCACACCCCGCCAGCCGTGAGCTGGGCAAGAGGATTGCAGA gcgGTTAGGGGTGGAGCTTGGCAAGGTGCAGGTGTACCAGGAGGCTAACAGAG AAACGCGGGTGCAGATCCAGGAGTCAGTGAGAGGCAAAGATGTGTTTGTGATCCAGACAGTGTCGAA AGATGTGAACACCACCATAATGGAGATGCTGATCATGGTGTACGCGTGCAGGACATCCTGTGCCAGAAGCATCACCGGCGTCCTCCCCTACTTCCCCTACAGCAAGCAGTGTAAAATGAGGAAGAGAGGCTCCATCGTCTCAAAGCTTATCGCCTCTATGATGTGTAAAGCTG GTCTCACCCACCTGATCACCATGGACCTCCATCAGAAAGAGATTCAAGGCTTCTTCAACATCCCTGTAGACAATCTGAGAGCCTCGCCCTTCCTGCTGCAGTACATACAGGAAGAG ATCCCTGACTACAGAAATGCTGTGATAGTGGCCAAATCCCCATCCTCTGCCAAAAG agcTCAGTCGTTTGCTGAGCGCCTGCGTCTGGGTTTAGCAGTGATCCACGGTGAAGCTCAGGACGCGGAGTCAGACCAGGTGGACGGGCGACACTCTCCACCCACCGTCAAGACCACCGGAGCAATTCATCCCAGCATGGAGATaccat tGTTGATCCCTAAAGAGAAGCCTCCCATCACTGTGGTCGGAGATGTAGGAGGACGCATCGCCATCATAGTG GATGACATCATCGATGATGTTGACAGTTTTGTGGCAGCAGCCGAGACGCTGAAGGAAAGAGGGGCCTACAAGATCTACATCATGGCAACACACGGCATCCTGTCCAGTGATGCCCCCAGGTTCATAGAGGAGTCGGCTATCGATGAG GTGGTGGTGACCAACACGATCCCCCACGAACTCCAGAAGCTCCAGTGTCCAAAGATCAAAACGGTCGACATCAGCATGATCCTGTCAGAGGCCATCCGCCGCATCCACAACGGAGAGTCCATGTCCTACCTGTTCCGCAATATTGGAGTGGATGACTGA